A stretch of the Oikeobacillus pervagus genome encodes the following:
- a CDS encoding UDP-N-acetylmuramoyl-tripeptide--D-alanyl-D-alanine ligase has product MIQKTLQQITDMMDCETNSTFSNVTIEGVCIDSRKVEQGNLFIPFKGENVDGHQYVRGAIEKGAAASLWQKDVPNPPNDLPILIVDDPLVALQQLARAYREQLHIKIVGVTGSNGKTTTKDMITNLLSTQYSVQKTEGNYNNHIGLPLTILSLKQDTEVAVLEMGMSAKGEIDFLTKLARPDIAVITNIGEAHLQDLGSREAIAEAKLEITNGLHENGLIVYFGDEPLLTRSLARENRFRICTFGYSDQNTLYPVNIHQSHDGSVFSICGLDNVQFELPVLGKHNVLNALAAMLVANELDVSFESMKESLRHVELTKMRMEIIEGQKGERIINDAYNASPTSMKAAIELITYLEGFEEKIVVLGDMLELGPDEKIFHEEVGKSMNAEKIEYVFTYGPLGEHIARGALTVFPKDRVFSFRDKQKLIDQLRSVITGKEIILVKASRGMKLEEVVQSLKG; this is encoded by the coding sequence ATGATACAAAAGACACTACAACAAATCACAGATATGATGGATTGTGAGACGAACTCAACCTTTTCCAATGTGACGATAGAAGGCGTATGTATTGACTCAAGAAAGGTCGAGCAAGGGAATTTATTTATTCCTTTTAAGGGGGAAAATGTAGATGGTCATCAATATGTACGGGGAGCGATTGAAAAAGGTGCGGCTGCTTCCCTTTGGCAAAAAGATGTCCCGAACCCCCCTAATGACTTACCGATTTTAATCGTGGATGATCCTCTCGTAGCTTTGCAACAATTAGCGAGAGCCTATCGTGAACAATTACATATTAAAATAGTTGGTGTAACAGGAAGTAATGGAAAAACAACGACAAAAGATATGATCACAAACTTACTTTCTACACAATATTCTGTACAAAAAACAGAAGGTAATTATAATAATCATATCGGTTTGCCCCTCACCATCTTATCTTTAAAGCAGGATACAGAAGTCGCTGTATTGGAAATGGGAATGAGTGCAAAAGGTGAAATTGACTTTCTAACGAAGCTTGCTCGTCCTGATATTGCTGTGATTACCAATATCGGTGAAGCTCATTTGCAAGATCTTGGCTCACGTGAAGCCATTGCAGAGGCCAAATTGGAAATTACCAATGGACTGCATGAGAACGGGCTAATTGTGTACTTTGGAGATGAACCCCTTTTAACCCGCTCATTAGCAAGGGAAAACCGTTTTCGCATCTGTACATTTGGGTACTCAGATCAGAACACTCTTTACCCAGTGAATATCCACCAGTCTCATGATGGAAGTGTGTTTTCTATTTGTGGACTTGATAACGTACAATTTGAGCTTCCCGTATTAGGAAAACATAATGTATTAAATGCATTGGCAGCCATGTTAGTTGCAAATGAGTTAGATGTTTCTTTTGAAAGCATGAAAGAAAGTTTGCGTCATGTTGAACTGACGAAGATGAGAATGGAGATTATTGAAGGGCAGAAAGGCGAACGTATTATTAACGATGCCTATAATGCAAGTCCGACATCGATGAAAGCAGCGATTGAACTGATCACCTATCTTGAAGGATTTGAGGAAAAAATAGTCGTATTGGGAGACATGCTAGAACTTGGTCCAGATGAAAAAATATTTCATGAAGAAGTTGGGAAAAGCATGAATGCTGAAAAAATAGAGTATGTCTTTACATACGGGCCTTTAGGTGAGCACATTGCTCGAGGGGCTTTAACGGTCTTTCCTAAAGATCGAGTATTCTCTTTCCGTGACAAACAGAAACTAATAGACCAATTACGATCCGTTATTACAGGAAAGGAAATTATTTTAGTGAAAGCATCAAGAGGGATGAAATTAGAGGAAGTAGTTCAATCATTAAAAGGCTAG
- a CDS encoding Lmo0850 family protein gives MGKDHERVVKVIAKISQLGVKVTKTKSRNEVFHALKGYPRIADYVKS, from the coding sequence ATGGGCAAAGATCATGAAAGAGTGGTAAAAGTGATTGCGAAAATCTCCCAATTAGGAGTGAAAGTAACAAAAACAAAATCACGAAACGAAGTATTTCATGCTTTAAAAGGATATCCAAGAATTGCTGACTATGTAAAATCTTAA
- a CDS encoding alpha/beta hydrolase, which translates to MLKQCEEVYVIGFSMGGLIAAYLATHYPVRKLVLLSAAAQYINTKQLLVDIREMVKDFQKGSLQENELFRRYRTKFTLTPISATIEFRKVVTEVRPLLKQITIPTLIAQGLADGIVPPKSAEYLYKRIPSREKQLIYFADAKHHICYTENREVLFRKVFSFLQKTKERHETGH; encoded by the coding sequence TTGCTAAAGCAATGCGAAGAAGTATATGTCATTGGCTTTTCAATGGGAGGATTAATTGCAGCATATCTTGCTACACATTATCCTGTTCGAAAGCTTGTGTTATTAAGCGCAGCAGCCCAATATATTAATACGAAACAATTATTAGTGGATATACGTGAAATGGTGAAGGATTTTCAAAAGGGATCTTTACAGGAAAATGAATTATTTAGACGATATCGAACAAAATTCACATTAACCCCCATATCCGCTACAATAGAATTTAGAAAAGTCGTCACAGAGGTACGCCCTTTGTTAAAGCAAATTACGATTCCAACGTTGATTGCTCAAGGACTAGCTGATGGAATCGTTCCACCGAAAAGTGCGGAGTATCTTTATAAACGTATTCCATCTCGGGAGAAGCAACTGATCTATTTTGCGGATGCCAAACATCATATTTGTTACACAGAAAACCGTGAAGTTCTTTTCCGAAAGGTTTTTTCCTTTTTGCAAAAAACAAAGGAAAGACATGAAACCGGACATTGA
- a CDS encoding hemolysin family protein: MVAIKLISVAILIALTAFFVASEFAIIKVRSSRIDQLIGEGNKKAIVAKKIITNLDGYLSACQLGITVTALGLGWIGEPTVQVLLTPLFEQLQLPETITHALSFIIAFSAITFIHVVLGELAPKTFAIHKAEALTLKVAKPLTTFYRVTYPFIWALNGAARFTSGLFGLKPTSEHEMAHSEEELRIILSESYKSGEINQSEYKYVNKIFEFDNRLAKEIMVPRLEISSFDKSDNLKQVTETVLVEKYTRYPVTDGDKDNIIGIINMKEVLTDCISNQCDENQSLVKYIKPVIRVIETIPIQDLLVKMQKERTHMAILLDEYGGTAGLVTVEDILEEIVGEIRDEFDTDEIPEIRKINEEHYLLDAKTLIEDVNDLLGTDLSDEDVDTIGGWLLTQKYDLKQGDIIEYPPYRFKITEMEGHHILYIEVKKMKETSQE; the protein is encoded by the coding sequence TTGGTCGCTATAAAATTAATTTCTGTCGCTATTTTAATTGCATTAACAGCCTTTTTTGTTGCGTCGGAATTTGCCATCATTAAAGTTCGTTCTTCCCGAATTGATCAGCTCATCGGAGAAGGAAATAAAAAAGCTATCGTCGCAAAAAAAATTATTACAAATTTAGATGGGTATTTATCAGCATGTCAGCTCGGAATAACAGTTACCGCATTAGGTCTTGGGTGGATTGGAGAACCAACTGTTCAAGTGCTGTTAACCCCATTATTTGAACAATTACAACTACCTGAAACCATCACTCATGCACTATCCTTCATCATCGCTTTTAGTGCGATTACATTTATACACGTGGTTTTGGGAGAATTAGCTCCAAAGACATTCGCTATTCACAAGGCCGAAGCGTTGACATTAAAAGTGGCCAAGCCTTTGACCACTTTTTACCGCGTCACCTATCCGTTTATTTGGGCATTAAATGGAGCAGCGAGATTTACATCTGGACTCTTTGGGTTAAAACCTACATCCGAGCATGAAATGGCCCATTCAGAGGAAGAATTACGAATTATTTTATCTGAAAGTTATAAGAGCGGGGAAATTAACCAGTCAGAATATAAATATGTCAATAAAATATTTGAATTTGACAATCGATTAGCTAAAGAAATAATGGTTCCAAGGCTTGAGATCTCTAGTTTCGACAAATCCGATAATTTGAAACAAGTGACCGAAACCGTTCTCGTTGAAAAGTACACCCGCTACCCGGTGACAGATGGCGATAAAGATAATATTATTGGGATCATCAATATGAAGGAAGTATTAACAGATTGCATCTCCAATCAATGCGATGAAAATCAATCTTTAGTAAAATACATTAAACCGGTCATTCGCGTCATTGAAACGATTCCGATTCAAGACTTATTAGTGAAAATGCAAAAAGAGCGGACACATATGGCCATCCTCCTCGATGAATACGGGGGGACAGCGGGATTAGTGACGGTTGAAGATATTTTAGAAGAAATAGTAGGGGAAATTCGAGATGAGTTCGACACAGATGAAATCCCTGAAATTCGTAAAATTAATGAAGAACATTATTTACTCGATGCCAAAACGTTAATTGAAGATGTCAACGACCTACTTGGAACTGATTTATCAGATGAGGATGTAGATACGATCGGTGGTTGGCTTTTGACACAGAAATATGATTTGAAGCAAGGAGATATCATTGAATATCCCCCATACCGCTTTAAAATTACTGAAATGGAAGGTCACCATATTCTATATATTGAAGTGAAGAAGATGAAGGAAACCTCTCAGGAATAA
- a CDS encoding hemolysin family protein codes for MDIFNLVLVVILIALTAFFVAFEFAIVKVRSSRIDQLIEEGNSKAIPVKKVITHLDEYLSACQLGITITALGLGWIGEPAVANLLKPLFVTLSIPTSLTQVLSVGIAFTVITFLHVVVGELAPKTLAIQKAETLSLLLARPLIWFYRMMFPIIWTLNGAARLITGLFGLKPASESDLAHTEEELRIILSESYKSGEINQSEFKYVNKIFEFDDRIAKEIMVPRTEIISLSRDETIDSFLNTVREEKFTRYPIIDGDKDHIIGLVNLKEILTDYVQSQDEQTRNRTLVEYIRPIIRVIDSIPIHDLLLKMQKDRIHMAILMDEYGGTSGLVTVEDIIEEIVGEIRDEFDLDEVPLIRKLSEDHYILDAKVLVSEVNDLLHLDIDDEDIDTIGGWVLTENYEPSQGDIILYGLYEFIIQDVEDHHIKYIEVRKKEMIEPKDEDQPLKHQMTMAKTEAIS; via the coding sequence TTGGACATATTCAACCTGGTTCTTGTCGTTATTCTAATTGCTTTAACGGCGTTTTTCGTAGCTTTCGAGTTTGCAATTGTTAAAGTTCGAAGCTCACGAATAGACCAACTTATTGAAGAAGGTAATAGTAAAGCAATTCCTGTAAAAAAGGTGATCACTCATCTTGACGAGTATTTATCTGCTTGTCAATTAGGAATTACGATTACAGCTCTAGGCCTTGGGTGGATTGGAGAACCAGCAGTGGCTAACTTATTAAAGCCATTATTCGTCACCTTATCTATACCAACATCGTTAACCCAAGTTCTATCTGTCGGAATTGCCTTCACCGTTATTACATTTTTACACGTTGTGGTCGGTGAATTAGCCCCGAAAACATTAGCGATTCAAAAGGCCGAAACGTTAAGCCTGTTGTTAGCTCGTCCGCTCATTTGGTTCTATCGAATGATGTTTCCTATTATTTGGACATTAAATGGAGCAGCCCGATTAATCACGGGACTTTTCGGATTGAAACCAGCATCAGAAAGTGATTTAGCCCATACAGAAGAAGAATTAAGAATTATTCTTTCGGAAAGCTATAAGAGCGGAGAAATTAACCAATCTGAATTTAAATATGTAAATAAAATTTTTGAATTTGACGATAGAATTGCGAAAGAAATTATGGTACCCCGTACCGAAATTATTTCACTTTCTAGAGATGAAACGATCGATTCTTTTTTAAACACTGTCCGGGAAGAAAAATTTACCCGTTATCCGATTATTGACGGAGATAAGGATCACATCATCGGTCTTGTGAATTTAAAAGAAATTTTAACAGATTATGTTCAAAGTCAAGACGAACAAACACGAAATAGAACATTAGTCGAGTATATTCGACCCATTATCCGAGTGATCGATTCCATTCCCATCCACGATTTATTGCTGAAAATGCAGAAAGATCGGATTCATATGGCTATTTTAATGGATGAATATGGTGGGACATCTGGACTTGTTACAGTAGAAGATATTATTGAAGAGATCGTTGGGGAAATTCGGGATGAATTTGACCTAGATGAAGTTCCTTTAATTAGGAAATTAAGTGAAGATCACTATATCCTTGATGCGAAGGTACTCGTTAGTGAAGTGAATGATTTATTGCATTTAGACATTGATGATGAAGATATCGATACAATCGGAGGATGGGTGTTAACGGAGAACTATGAACCATCCCAAGGAGATATTATTCTATATGGTCTTTATGAATTTATTATTCAAGATGTTGAAGACCATCATATTAAATATATAGAAGTTCGGAAAAAGGAAATGATTGAGCCAAAGGACGAAGATCAGCCACTTAAACACCAAATGACAATGGCCAAGACAGAAGCAATATCATAA
- a CDS encoding dicarboxylate/amino acid:cation symporter, whose protein sequence is MKRFGLLPRIIIAIAAGIILGSILPAWAIKIFATFNGLFGNFLSFAIPLIIIGFIAPGIGALGKGAGKLLGVTTIIAYLSTVVAGLIAFITAKSLYPSLLVNQTTKAFNDPEKALLKPFFKVEMEPIMGVMTALLLAFTIGLGLAAIKGDALQKVMDEFQQIITLVIEKIIIPLLPLHIFGIFANMTQGGQVSAIMSVFAKVFVMIICLHLIYLVIQYSVAGSLRKQNPASMLRKMMPAYFTALGTQSSASSIPVTLEQAKSLGIKDRVADFSVPLLATIHLSGSTITLVSCSMAVMMLQDKPLSFQALFPFILMLGITMIAAPGVPGGAVMAALGLLKTMLGFDATMVSLMIALYLAQDSFGTACNVTGDGAITAIVDRFSKKSLA, encoded by the coding sequence ATGAAACGCTTCGGGTTATTGCCCAGAATTATTATCGCAATTGCCGCCGGGATAATATTAGGATCCATCTTACCGGCCTGGGCTATAAAGATATTTGCAACATTTAATGGATTGTTTGGTAATTTCTTATCTTTTGCCATTCCACTTATTATTATCGGATTTATCGCACCAGGAATAGGGGCTTTAGGCAAGGGAGCGGGAAAATTATTAGGAGTTACGACCATCATTGCTTATCTTTCAACCGTAGTAGCAGGCTTGATCGCCTTTATTACAGCTAAGAGCTTATACCCATCCTTACTAGTCAACCAAACTACTAAAGCATTTAATGACCCAGAAAAAGCTTTGCTGAAACCTTTTTTCAAGGTGGAAATGGAGCCAATCATGGGGGTCATGACCGCTTTATTACTTGCTTTCACGATCGGGCTCGGTTTAGCAGCGATCAAAGGGGATGCATTGCAGAAGGTGATGGATGAATTTCAACAAATCATCACACTAGTGATTGAAAAAATCATTATCCCCCTACTACCATTACATATTTTCGGGATTTTCGCGAATATGACACAAGGTGGGCAAGTTAGCGCCATCATGAGTGTATTTGCCAAAGTATTTGTGATGATCATTTGTCTTCATCTCATTTATTTAGTTATACAATACAGTGTAGCTGGTTCATTACGAAAGCAAAATCCAGCTTCCATGCTTAGAAAGATGATGCCAGCGTACTTTACCGCTTTAGGTACACAATCATCAGCTTCAAGTATACCTGTCACTTTAGAACAGGCTAAATCATTAGGCATAAAAGACCGTGTGGCTGATTTCTCTGTACCATTATTAGCAACCATTCACTTATCAGGAAGTACCATTACCCTTGTTAGTTGCTCAATGGCCGTGATGATGCTACAAGACAAGCCACTTAGTTTTCAAGCACTCTTTCCTTTTATTCTCATGCTTGGAATTACGATGATCGCAGCTCCCGGTGTTCCGGGTGGAGCAGTTATGGCGGCATTAGGTTTATTAAAAACAATGCTCGGCTTCGATGCAACAATGGTTTCCTTAATGATTGCCCTTTATCTTGCTCAAGATAGTTTTGGAACAGCCTGTAATGTAACAGGTGACGGTGCAATTACTGCTATTGTGGATCGGTTTAGCAAAAAATCCTTAGCTTAG
- a CDS encoding alpha/beta hydrolase — protein MIGCLCLHGFTGAPYEVEPLANYLSNHTDWKVAVPTLPGHGEQLSLRGIKKNDWIGYAEAQSLSNC, from the coding sequence ATGATTGGTTGTCTTTGCTTACATGGATTTACAGGAGCACCTTATGAAGTGGAACCTCTTGCGAATTATTTATCCAACCACACGGATTGGAAGGTGGCCGTTCCGACATTGCCTGGACATGGAGAACAGCTGTCCTTACGAGGAATCAAGAAAAATGATTGGATCGGTTATGCGGAAGCACAGAGCTTAAGCAATTGCTAA
- a CDS encoding D-alanine--D-alanine ligase, with the protein MRTKICLLYGGKSAEHQVSLQTARAVIEALDLEKFEIHPIYITTEGNWIKGAQIETKVDDVKNLQFSNGKSMAPNAMISLEDQGSGAYDVIFPLLHGPNGEDGTVQGMLEVLNLPYVGNGVLASSAGMDKVIMKNIFAQAGLAQVGYVSFIRSAWEKNREAAYSKVEETLGYPCFVKPANLGSSVGISKCSDREQLEMAFVEAFQFDRKIIVEEGVIAQEIEIGVLGNDDPQCSVAGEIVPKKEFYDYKAKYEDGNTALIIPADISNAKYEEMKEMAISAFQALDCSGLVRADFFLTKDGQVLINEVNTMPGFTPFSMFPLLWKHTGVEYPQLIEKLIELGKERFSEKQNIRHTF; encoded by the coding sequence ATGAGAACGAAAATTTGTTTATTATATGGTGGTAAGTCTGCCGAACACCAAGTTTCATTGCAAACAGCAAGGGCCGTGATTGAAGCGCTAGACTTAGAAAAGTTTGAAATTCACCCTATCTACATTACAACAGAGGGAAATTGGATAAAGGGCGCCCAAATCGAGACGAAAGTAGATGATGTGAAGAATCTGCAGTTTTCAAATGGAAAGTCAATGGCTCCCAATGCGATGATTTCATTAGAAGACCAGGGATCTGGAGCATATGATGTGATTTTCCCGCTATTGCATGGTCCTAATGGGGAGGATGGAACCGTCCAAGGGATGCTTGAAGTTTTAAATCTACCGTATGTTGGAAACGGGGTATTAGCATCATCTGCTGGAATGGATAAGGTCATTATGAAGAATATTTTTGCTCAAGCAGGGCTCGCTCAGGTCGGCTATGTTTCATTTATTCGAAGTGCTTGGGAAAAGAACAGAGAAGCGGCCTATTCTAAAGTAGAAGAAACATTAGGGTATCCATGCTTTGTAAAGCCAGCTAACTTAGGTTCAAGTGTGGGGATCAGTAAGTGTAGCGATCGCGAACAACTTGAAATGGCTTTTGTTGAGGCATTTCAATTTGATCGGAAAATCATTGTGGAAGAAGGCGTTATAGCGCAGGAAATTGAAATTGGTGTGCTAGGAAATGATGATCCACAATGCTCCGTTGCGGGTGAAATCGTTCCTAAGAAGGAATTTTATGATTATAAAGCTAAATATGAAGATGGGAATACAGCCCTTATTATTCCTGCAGATATATCAAATGCGAAATATGAAGAGATGAAAGAAATGGCGATCTCAGCTTTTCAGGCATTAGATTGTTCTGGACTTGTTCGCGCAGACTTTTTCTTAACGAAAGATGGTCAAGTGCTTATCAATGAAGTGAATACGATGCCTGGCTTTACGCCGTTTAGTATGTTTCCACTTTTATGGAAACATACTGGAGTGGAATATCCGCAATTAATTGAAAAGCTGATCGAATTAGGCAAAGAACGTTTCAGTGAAAAGCAAAATATTAGACATACATTCTAA
- the mgtE gene encoding magnesium transporter: MFQNLTEDQITLLVIKALKEGKKKELQKIIDELHPYDMALIYNNLPDKHKSRFLLNLSIPILTDVIQELEHDTQLELIKKLGKEKSSKVLDDMDNDDLASLLDDMSPEKMKQFLSGMKEEEFSIVETMMTYPPETAGRLMTNRFVWIRNYYSVREAVDKLKTFADYAETINYLYVIDEHHKLVGVVSYRDLLLADINERIDSVMYARVISVSVYTDQEEIARLIERYDFLAIPVVDEDDILVGIVTFDDILDVVIQEANEDIEKLSAAGKAIDFDTKAVVAAFRRLPWLILLLFIGLVSGSIISSFEETLQKVVALTFFMPMIAGMTGNTGTQSLAVVVRGLSSKDIDMKTSIKLIGREFGVGAIIGMICGILIFFIAFFWQGSATLGVVVSLSLLITLVIGTLAGTVIPLMLYKLNIDPAVASGPLITTINDIFSLVIYFTIASWFLHQLM; this comes from the coding sequence ATGTTCCAAAACTTAACAGAAGATCAAATAACCCTTCTTGTGATCAAAGCGCTCAAAGAGGGAAAAAAGAAAGAACTCCAAAAAATCATTGATGAACTACATCCTTATGATATGGCACTTATATACAATAACTTGCCAGATAAACATAAAAGTAGGTTTCTGCTAAATTTAAGCATTCCCATCCTAACCGATGTCATTCAGGAGTTAGAACACGATACCCAATTGGAATTGATCAAAAAACTTGGAAAAGAAAAATCCAGTAAAGTATTGGATGACATGGACAATGATGACCTAGCCTCCCTTTTGGATGATATGTCTCCGGAAAAAATGAAGCAGTTTTTATCAGGGATGAAGGAAGAAGAGTTTTCCATTGTTGAAACCATGATGACCTATCCACCGGAAACGGCTGGACGTCTCATGACCAATAGATTCGTCTGGATTCGTAATTATTATTCCGTGAGAGAAGCGGTCGACAAACTGAAAACATTCGCCGATTATGCGGAAACGATTAACTATCTATATGTCATCGATGAACATCACAAACTCGTCGGGGTTGTTTCCTATCGCGACTTATTGTTAGCTGATATAAATGAACGAATTGACAGTGTGATGTATGCGAGGGTTATCTCAGTCTCGGTTTACACTGACCAAGAAGAAATTGCCCGTTTAATTGAACGATATGATTTCCTGGCGATCCCTGTCGTAGATGAGGATGACATCCTTGTTGGGATTGTCACGTTTGATGATATCCTTGATGTTGTCATTCAAGAAGCCAATGAAGATATTGAAAAATTATCTGCCGCTGGTAAAGCGATTGACTTCGATACAAAGGCCGTTGTCGCAGCTTTTAGAAGGCTGCCCTGGCTCATTTTACTCCTATTTATTGGACTAGTTTCAGGCAGTATTATATCAAGTTTTGAAGAAACCTTGCAAAAAGTAGTAGCTTTAACCTTTTTTATGCCAATGATCGCCGGGATGACGGGGAACACCGGAACGCAGTCATTAGCAGTCGTCGTCCGTGGATTATCATCAAAAGATATTGATATGAAAACATCCATTAAGTTAATAGGCCGTGAATTCGGGGTTGGAGCTATCATAGGGATGATCTGTGGTATTCTGATCTTCTTTATTGCTTTTTTCTGGCAAGGAAGTGCTACCCTCGGTGTAGTCGTTAGCCTCTCCCTTTTGATCACATTAGTGATTGGAACCTTGGCTGGAACCGTCATCCCTTTAATGCTCTACAAACTGAATATTGATCCAGCCGTTGCCTCAGGACCACTCATTACAACGATCAATGATATTTTTTCTTTAGTCATTTATTTTACAATCGCCTCCTGGTTTTTGCATCAGTTAATGTAA
- the cls gene encoding cardiolipin synthase yields MDILSVFLNSLFILNFLFAGVVIFLERKDPSATWAWLMVLFFIPFLGFILYLIFGQNLSRRRLFDWADIKKIGIEKMIEKQMDSLKEQTFPFYDRSAEEYQDMIYLHLKNNGAVLTENNSVNIFVDGKEKFESLFSHISQAKDHIHLQYYIFRTDHLGKKLLHLLTEKAKEGVRVRVLYDEMGSRNISKKAFNPLKAAGGEVEVFFPTRIPLINLRLNYRNHRKLVIIDGKIGYIGGFNVGDEYLGLNKKFGYWRDTHLRIEGTAVHAIQTRFILDWNQASDHYDIQYEDHYFPDFSHDGEIPMQIVSSGPDSDWEQIKCGYIKMISSAKKSILIQTPYFIPDASLLDALKIAALSGVDVRLMIPNKPDHMFVYWATYSYLGEMLEAGAKVYIYNNGFIHAKTIIVDNKISSVGTANIDVRSFRLNFEVNAFIYHQETAKLLADFFEEDAKLCFNLTNAKYQLRPLRIRFKESISRLLSPIL; encoded by the coding sequence ATGGATATTCTTTCAGTGTTTTTAAACTCTCTGTTCATCCTTAACTTTTTATTTGCTGGCGTTGTCATTTTTTTGGAGAGAAAAGACCCGAGTGCTACTTGGGCTTGGTTGATGGTTTTATTTTTCATCCCTTTTTTAGGTTTTATTTTATATCTAATATTTGGTCAAAACTTAAGTCGACGAAGATTATTCGATTGGGCGGATATTAAGAAAATCGGGATTGAAAAAATGATCGAAAAACAAATGGATTCTTTAAAAGAACAAACATTTCCCTTCTATGATCGCTCTGCTGAGGAATACCAAGATATGATTTATTTGCATTTAAAAAATAATGGTGCTGTTTTAACGGAAAACAATAGCGTAAACATTTTTGTAGACGGAAAGGAAAAGTTTGAATCTCTTTTTTCTCATATTTCTCAAGCAAAAGACCATATTCACTTACAATACTATATATTTCGAACAGATCATCTTGGAAAAAAACTTCTTCATTTATTAACCGAAAAAGCCAAAGAAGGTGTACGAGTACGTGTTTTATACGATGAAATGGGTTCAAGAAATATTTCCAAAAAAGCGTTCAATCCATTAAAGGCGGCTGGTGGCGAAGTAGAAGTATTCTTCCCAACACGTATACCACTCATCAATTTGAGATTGAATTATCGTAACCACCGGAAACTTGTTATTATCGATGGAAAAATTGGTTATATAGGTGGATTCAATGTTGGAGATGAATATTTAGGGCTGAATAAGAAGTTTGGTTATTGGCGAGATACCCACCTTCGAATTGAAGGAACCGCCGTACACGCTATTCAAACCCGTTTTATTCTCGACTGGAACCAAGCATCCGACCATTATGATATTCAATACGAAGACCACTATTTTCCGGACTTCTCCCATGACGGAGAAATCCCTATGCAAATCGTATCGAGTGGGCCCGATTCTGATTGGGAGCAAATTAAATGTGGCTATATAAAAATGATCTCATCTGCCAAAAAGTCTATTTTAATTCAAACTCCTTATTTCATACCTGATGCGAGTTTGCTTGATGCATTAAAGATTGCCGCCTTATCTGGGGTAGATGTTCGCTTAATGATTCCAAACAAACCTGATCATATGTTTGTCTATTGGGCTACCTATTCCTATCTTGGCGAAATGTTAGAAGCAGGAGCCAAAGTTTATATTTATAACAACGGATTTATCCATGCAAAGACGATCATTGTTGACAATAAAATTAGCTCGGTTGGAACGGCAAACATAGATGTCCGAAGCTTTCGATTGAACTTTGAAGTGAATGCCTTTATTTACCACCAAGAAACAGCAAAATTGCTAGCTGACTTTTTTGAAGAGGATGCAAAATTATGTTTTAACCTTACAAATGCAAAATATCAACTCCGTCCATTACGGATACGCTTTAAAGAATCCATTTCCCGGCTATTATCACCTATTTTATAA
- a CDS encoding YqaA family protein has translation MSELIVQIEEWLLQYGVLGLILVAFTESSFFPIPPDVILLPLALARPEEAFLYASYTTLASVFGSLLGWYIGRKLGRPILRYFISDEKIAKVEDLFKRYGALAILIAGFTPIPYKVFTIFSGIAQIPIKVLIIWSFIGRGLRFFLEAALVVALGAKAKPFIEENFTLITLIGGVTILLLFIIYRIIQKKKKTL, from the coding sequence ATGTCAGAATTAATTGTACAAATTGAAGAATGGCTACTACAATATGGGGTCCTTGGGTTAATCCTTGTTGCCTTTACGGAATCATCGTTCTTTCCCATTCCACCTGATGTCATTCTATTGCCTTTAGCTCTTGCTCGGCCTGAAGAAGCCTTTCTATATGCATCTTATACTACACTTGCATCGGTATTTGGCTCATTATTAGGCTGGTATATTGGTAGAAAATTAGGTCGCCCCATTTTAAGGTATTTTATTTCTGATGAAAAAATTGCGAAAGTAGAAGATCTCTTTAAAAGATATGGAGCATTAGCCATCTTAATCGCAGGCTTTACTCCAATTCCTTATAAAGTATTCACGATTTTTTCTGGAATAGCTCAAATCCCAATTAAAGTTCTTATTATTTGGTCATTTATTGGCCGGGGATTACGTTTTTTCTTGGAAGCAGCACTTGTTGTTGCATTAGGGGCAAAAGCGAAACCTTTTATAGAGGAAAATTTCACCCTCATCACCCTTATAGGTGGGGTGACCATCCTTCTTCTTTTCATTATTTATCGTATCATTCAAAAGAAAAAGAAAACATTATAA